A single Mytilus trossulus isolate FHL-02 chromosome 12, PNRI_Mtr1.1.1.hap1, whole genome shotgun sequence DNA region contains:
- the LOC134692885 gene encoding uncharacterized protein LOC134692885 gives MAQVLKPNCSLAGKSLIPIILRVKNADAEAVLELSRLKKDEPLESLTKVELIAQFEKLTGESVKDVLILLCGKDDNIENVRLLVHESILLANSVGGRGQRLGTSNPSTDTPAAKGSDGKAAQGDPSTTNQQLQAMRQDLDELKKNSKVLQVDEALSYVRTLAARPKLTTPGVLLAAIEMLVDAANKANHKDCSLFSKSFSMCKKYEDNVDFCGLVLKLFGSQEDKKISSLISDWAKSKKYEEPSGSKERQDILDAPPTSAPAFPFPGYGYQNPGFGFPYPNFYPGPNYNSGGFRPPRMQGGRGRRVSNGVCYFCKESGHFIANCPKMKKDN, from the exons ATGGCTCAGGTATTGAAGCCAAATTGCTCCCTTGCGGGAAAAAGTTTAATCCCGATCATTTTGAGGGTAAAAAACGCAGATGCAGAAGCGGTTTTAGAGCTGTCAAGACTGAAAAAAGATGAACCATTAGAGAGTTTGACAAAAGTCGAATTAATTGCTCAGTTTGAGAAGCTTACgg GTGAATCCGTTAAAGATGTATTAATTCTGCTGTGTGGGAAAGATGATAACATTGAGAATGTGCGTCTCTTAGTGCATGAAAGCATATTGTTAGCGAATTCTGTTGGTGGTAGAGGTCAGAGGTTAGGTACTAGTAATCCGAGTACAGATACACCAGCGGCGAAAG GAAGTGATGGCAAAGCGGCTCAGGGAGACCCATCCACAACAAACCAGCAGCTGCAAGCAATGAGACAAGACCTGGATGAGTTGAAGAAAAATTCAAAGGTTTTACAGGTAGATGAAGCACTATCTTACGTTAGAACTTTGGCAGCAAGACCAAAACTTACAACACCGGGAGTATTACTTGCGGCCATCGAAATGTTGGTTGATGCAGCTAACAAAGCGAATCATAAGGACtgttctttattttcaaaatctttttcaaTGTGTAAAAAATACGAAGataatgttgatttttgtgGGCTCGTCTTAAAGTTATTTGGTTCCCAGGAGGACAAGAAGATTTCCTCCTTAATTTCAGACTGGGCAAAATCTAAAAAATACGAGGAACCATCAGGGTCAAAGGAGAGGCAGGATATATTAGATGCTCCACCTACTTCAGCTCCTGCTTTTCCTTTTCCTGGATATGGATATCAGAATCCAGGTTTTGGTTTCCCGTATCCTAATTTTTATCCAGGGCCAAACTATAATTCAGGTGGTTTTAGGCCTCCAAGAATGCAAGGAGGTAGAGGCAGGAGAGTGTCAAACGGTGTATGTTATTTTTGCAAGGAGTCGGGACATTTTATTGCAAATTGTCCAAAGATGAAAAAAGacaattaa
- the LOC134693534 gene encoding uncharacterized protein LOC134693534 encodes MYFPVVIIFLTACISGTCSYGYRSGVASGIHQLGRRRYEGFGLRPGVGSLFLLRGKPSAGYGSVSVSNGGYNKGPVAVSGGQGSGYGNGVGSTLPLGNGSANGTVSGSGHEANNRFSGYGINPLVSGVFAGGNGGVIADENGGRFGGEIAGGSGGGFNTGNGGRQSFTIARARANIGINTGNGGRLPTGFAGGSGGGFNTGNGGRQSSTIARARANIGINTGNGGRLPTGFGGGNDGGFNTGNGAVFSSGFGAGFSTGNVGGFPGGNLNGFTSDNNNGFPNFAGYPTEPLVSGGYNGYGGFGGFVGGYNGYGGYGGFGGVYNGYGGYDGFVGGYNGYGGYDGFGGGYGGFGGVYNGYDRYSRYLARYGPVFGARYRPNKGLRRDIGSVVIKVKGL; translated from the coding sequence atgtattttcctgtagttattatttttctgaCTGCATGCATTTCTGGCACATGTTCATATGGATACAGGAGTGGAGTGGCTTCTGGTATTCACCAACTTGGCCGACGTAGATATGAAGGATTTGGACTTAGACCTGGTGTAGGTTCTTTGTTTCTTCTACGAGGCAAACCCAGTGCTGGTTATGGATCAGTGTCTGTAAGTAATGGTGGATATAATAAAGGACCAGTTGCTGTTAGTGGTGGACAAGGCTCTGGATATGGTAACGGAGTTGGTTCAACACTCCCTCTAGGTAATGGAAGTGCCAACGGGACAGTTTCTGGATCTGGACATGAAGCAAACAACAGATTCAGTGGGTACGGTATTAATCCACTTGTTAGCGGTGTCTTCGCTGGTGGAAACGGTGGTGTAATTGCTGATGAAAACGGTGGTAGATTCGGTGGTGAAATCGCTGGTGGAAGCGGTGGTGGATTTAATACTGGAAATGGTGGTAGACAGTCTTTCACAATCGCTCGTGCTCGTGCAAACATTGGAATTAATACTGGAAACGGTGGTAGACTCCCTACTGGATTCGCTGGTGGAAGCGGTGGTGGATTTAATACTGGAAATGGTGGTAGACAGTCTTCCACAATCGCTCGTGCTCGTGCAAACATTGGAATTAATACTGGAAACGGTGGTAGACTCCCTACTGGATTCGGTGGTGGAAACGATGGTGGATTTAATACTGGAAACGGTGCTGTATTTTCTAGTGGATTCGGTGCTGGATTCAGTACTGGAAACGTGGGTGGATTCCCTGGTGGAAACCTCAATGGATTTACTTCTGATAACAATAATGGATTCCCTAATTTTGCTGGGTACCCTACAGAACCACTTGTTAGCGGTGGATACAACGGATACGGTGGATTTGGTGGATTTGTAGGTGGATACAACGGATACGGTGGATATGGTGGATTTGGTGGTGTATACAACGGATACGGTGGATATGATGGATTTGTAGGTGGATACAACGGATACGGTGGATATGATGGATTTGGTGGTGGATATGGTGGATTTGGTGGTGTATACAACGGATACGATAGATATAGTAGATACTTAGCTAGATATGGGCCAGTCTTTGGAGCTAGATATCGACCGAACAAAGGATTGCGCAGGGACATAGGATCAGTTGTTATTAAA